A window from Mycobacterium saskatchewanense encodes these proteins:
- the nadA gene encoding quinolinate synthase NadA yields the protein MTVMNRMDLLAEDMMADVTDSPTGYAGVEGDAQWAAEIRRLAKLRGATVLAHNYQLPAIQDVADHVGDSLALSRIAAEAPEDTIVFCGVHFMAETAKILSPDKTVLIPDQRAGCSLADSINADELRAWKDEHPGAVVVSYVNTTAAVKALTDICCTSSNAVDVVNSIDPDREILFCPDQFLGAHVRRVTGRTNLHVWAGECHVHAGINGDELSEQARANPDAELYVHPECGCATSALYLAGEGAFPVDRVKILSTGGMLDAAHETRARKVLVATEVGMLHQLRRAAPQVDFQAVNDRASCKFMKMITPAALLRCLVEGADEVHVDPDVAAAGRRSVQRMIEIGQPGGGE from the coding sequence GTGACGGTTATGAATCGCATGGACCTGCTCGCCGAAGACATGATGGCCGACGTCACCGACTCACCCACCGGCTACGCCGGCGTTGAGGGCGACGCGCAGTGGGCCGCCGAGATCCGCCGCCTGGCCAAGCTGCGCGGCGCCACCGTGCTCGCGCACAACTACCAGCTGCCCGCGATCCAGGACGTCGCCGACCACGTGGGGGATTCGCTAGCCCTGTCGCGGATCGCCGCCGAGGCGCCCGAGGACACCATCGTGTTCTGCGGCGTGCACTTCATGGCCGAGACCGCGAAGATCCTCAGCCCGGACAAGACCGTGCTCATCCCGGACCAGCGGGCCGGCTGCTCGCTGGCCGACTCGATCAACGCCGACGAGCTGCGCGCCTGGAAGGACGAGCACCCCGGCGCCGTTGTCGTCTCTTACGTCAACACCACGGCGGCGGTGAAGGCGCTCACCGACATCTGCTGCACGTCGTCCAACGCCGTCGACGTGGTGAACTCCATCGACCCCGACCGCGAGATCCTGTTCTGCCCGGACCAATTCCTCGGGGCCCACGTCCGCCGGGTGACCGGCCGCACCAACCTGCACGTGTGGGCGGGCGAATGCCACGTCCACGCCGGGATCAACGGCGACGAGCTGTCCGAGCAGGCCCGCGCGAACCCCGACGCCGAGTTGTATGTGCACCCCGAATGCGGTTGTGCCACTTCGGCGTTGTACCTCGCCGGCGAGGGCGCCTTCCCGGTGGACCGGGTGAAGATCCTGTCCACGGGCGGAATGCTCGACGCCGCGCACGAGACCCGGGCCCGCAAGGTGCTGGTGGCCACCGAGGTCGGGATGCTGCATCAGCTGCGCCGAGCCGCCCCACAAGTCGACTTCCAGGCGGTCAATGACCGCGCGTCGTGCAAGTTCATGAAGATGATCACCCCGGCGGCGCTGTTGCGGTGCCTGGTCGAGGGCGCCGACGAAGTGCACGTCGACCCCGACGTCGCCGCGGCCGGCCGGCGCAGCGTGCAGCGCATGATCGAGATCGGCCAACCGGGCGGCGGCGAATGA
- a CDS encoding L-aspartate oxidase, translating into MARPAWTDSADVVVIGTGVAGLAAALAAHRAGRSVVVLSKAEQSRMTATHYAQGGIAVVLPDGDDSVAAHVADTVAAGAGLCDPDAVASIVADGFRAVSELVGGGARFDEAAPGRWDVTREGGHSRRRIVHAGGDATGAEVQRALDHAARLLDIRTSHVALRVLHDGTAVTGVSVGNPDGYGIISAPAVILASGGLGHLYGATTNPEGSTGDGIALALWAGVAVSDLEFIQFHPTMLFGGGGGRRPLITEAIRGEGAILIDRQGNSVTAGVHPMGDLAPRDVVAAAIDTRLKATGDPCVFLDARGIEGFATRFPTVTAACRAAGIDPVRQPIPVVPGAHYSCGGVVTDVHGQTELPGLFAAGEVARTGMHGANRLASNSLLEGLVVGGRAGKAASAHAAAAGRVVASECEPSAHTAPERGQLQAAMSRDASVVRDAAGLNRLSDTLSGAPVRAIAGRRDFEDVALAVAARAVTAAALARDESRGCHHRAEYPGPAPDQVRSSVLRLADDRNSVAVETLAAVGCG; encoded by the coding sequence ATGGCCCGCCCGGCCTGGACCGACAGCGCCGACGTCGTCGTCATCGGCACCGGGGTGGCCGGACTGGCCGCCGCGCTGGCCGCCCACCGCGCCGGGCGCAGCGTCGTCGTGCTGAGCAAGGCCGAGCAGTCGCGGATGACGGCGACCCACTACGCCCAGGGCGGCATCGCGGTGGTCTTGCCCGACGGCGACGACTCCGTGGCGGCCCACGTGGCCGACACCGTGGCCGCGGGCGCCGGGCTGTGCGATCCCGACGCGGTGGCATCGATCGTCGCCGACGGCTTCCGGGCGGTGTCCGAATTGGTCGGTGGCGGAGCGCGATTCGACGAGGCTGCCCCGGGACGCTGGGACGTGACGCGCGAAGGCGGACATTCGCGGCGGCGGATCGTGCACGCCGGGGGCGACGCCACCGGCGCCGAGGTGCAGCGCGCGCTCGACCACGCCGCCCGGCTGCTGGACATCCGCACCAGCCACGTCGCGCTGCGCGTGCTGCACGACGGCACGGCCGTGACCGGTGTGTCCGTTGGCAACCCGGACGGCTACGGGATCATCAGCGCGCCCGCGGTGATCCTGGCCTCCGGCGGCCTCGGTCACCTCTACGGCGCGACCACCAATCCCGAGGGCTCCACGGGCGACGGCATCGCGTTGGCGCTGTGGGCCGGTGTCGCGGTCAGCGACCTCGAGTTCATCCAGTTCCACCCGACGATGCTCTTCGGAGGGGGCGGCGGCCGGCGCCCGCTGATCACCGAGGCCATCCGCGGTGAGGGCGCGATACTGATTGACCGGCAAGGCAATTCGGTCACCGCCGGCGTTCACCCGATGGGCGACCTGGCGCCGCGTGACGTCGTCGCCGCCGCCATCGACACGCGGCTGAAGGCGACCGGCGACCCGTGCGTCTTCCTCGATGCGCGCGGCATCGAGGGCTTCGCCACCCGGTTCCCGACCGTGACCGCCGCCTGCCGGGCCGCCGGCATCGACCCCGTCCGCCAACCCATCCCGGTCGTGCCGGGAGCGCATTACAGCTGCGGGGGCGTCGTCACCGACGTGCACGGGCAGACCGAACTCCCGGGGCTCTTCGCCGCCGGCGAGGTGGCGCGCACCGGCATGCACGGCGCCAACCGGCTGGCGTCCAACAGCCTGCTGGAGGGCCTGGTGGTCGGGGGCCGCGCCGGTAAGGCCGCTTCCGCGCATGCGGCGGCGGCGGGCCGCGTCGTGGCGTCGGAGTGTGAGCCGTCCGCCCACACCGCCCCGGAGCGTGGCCAATTGCAGGCCGCGATGAGCCGCGACGCCTCGGTGGTGCGCGATGCCGCCGGGCTCAACCGGTTGTCCGACACGCTGTCGGGGGCGCCGGTACGCGCCATCGCCGGCCGTCGCGATTTCGAAGACGTCGCGTTGGCCGTGGCCGCCCGCGCGGTGACGGCCGCGGCACTGGCCCGCGACGAGAGCCGG